The following is a genomic window from Phaseolus vulgaris cultivar G19833 chromosome 6, P. vulgaris v2.0, whole genome shotgun sequence.
TGCTACTGGCAGCCATTCAGTGCTGGGTTTCAAATCCAAGGAAGCTGCTTTCTTACCAACTTTAGATTGCTAACATGATTAAAATTCTTGTTTGGTCGCTGTCCAATAGTTTTAACATATCATTATTGTACCTTTCGGTTCCTCAAATGGAAACTTAATTAATTACCAATCACAACGATTGGTATTCCCCTGTCAAAAGTAACCTCTATCAGAAGTTGGAACCACATTAATTAATAGCCCAACATGCAATTCAACCAttttttaagaaagaaaaaaaataagacacAAGAGTTAAATGTTTGACATATATGATGAATAAGTGGTGGTTTGGAGTAATTGAAGTTAACAAGGGAGTGGTTACTAAATAACCATAGATTAATGTTTTGCTTGCACTTTTGCCTTTACATCACATCATCAACTATGAAAAACCAAAACCACGGGACATGCTACTCAATCCATATTGGAACAACATCTGACAAGTGGGTTGGATTACTGTTGCTACATGTGTCAATATTTTACGTCCATATTCAAACTTCAATCAACTTAACTGCCCAAAATAAATCCAAATTCCCACTGTTTGTAGCGTCATCAAACTAACACAATTCTCTAAATAAGTAAAGATTTTCCATTTTCATGAGAACAAAATTCAAGTGAAAATCATCTTACCTTTTAGTATTTCCATTTATTCAATTTCTTCTGTGGATATCTGTCCCCACTTCCTaggaaaagaaggaaaataGGTTATTAATAATGCTAAGGAGTCGTCAATTCCCTTTTGCCACTTCCAAACTTTAACTATTTCCTCTCTTCACTTTTTTCAGTGGGTAATTCGTGTTTATCTTGGGTTCATTTTAGTTGAAATCCCTctctatttctttttatttcaatGCATGGCAGGATAATAtataacaaacaaaatatctaTTTTCACATTCTCTTTCTTTATAGCACTCCTTATTCTCCAGTTGTtataatgaaaagaaagaaaaacttcaaatgtactgtgtttatttcttctcttctCAATCATAAGAAAGGGTGCCATAAAAtttctatctatctatatagaGGTCTTTTGACACCACTGTTTTGTTTCTACATCCTTATGAGAACCgcacatataatttaattaaaatagaaattaaactattgaatataaaagtaataaaataggTTGTAAATTCGTAAAGAAAGAGAGATAGAGGgaagaggagagagaaaatgtgTGACTCTATATTGATGATATTATCATAACCAAAGAGGAATTATGAGAGACAGATTCTTGTAAAATGGGGAAGATGAAGTTACTTTCTAAAACAGTGTATCAGTACATCGCATTAACTTGATCATCATATCCCAGACGACATCGCTGATCACACACACACGAACTATAAGATCAACCTAagactttattttttaactatatattATAAGGTTTGATTATACTGCACAAGCTTACATACCAAATTATCAAGGGCATCAAACACTATTCGGTGAGCTGAGTAGCCTTTGTTTATTATTAACATAAACACACATACGTTTCCATGCTTATATATATTTCTATGCTGAGAGTCAAACTGTGGCTATGGCCCCCACATCAGCGGTTGACACGGCCTTCATAGCTTCAAACCTTGGCTCTTTAGCCTGAAACTTGAGACCAGCATAGAGCTTCATGTATTCATTAAACACAAATTTCGGGTACACTTGGCTTGTCTCATCCGATTCCTTCACCAAGGCTGCTGCTGGTGAAATCACAGCATCATCACCAGGATTATAGAACGAAGCCAGGGACATTCTGGTGCCATCCGTTTGAGCAATGACACGGTGCATGACACTCTTGTACTTGCCATTGGTTATGACCTGTTAATGTCACGCCCACAAAAGACCAAAGGAGATGAATTATTTAGAGGAATTAGAGCTAATAATAATGCACTGAAAGCCAAAGCTAGCTATCACTATGCTGTTGGGTGTGATCTGTGATTGAAACGTTATATGGTATATATTTTCTTGTGTGAAGAAAAGTGACTAGTGAGAAACATTATAAGGTAGTGGGGCATGTGGATGTATGTAGTATGTATGTACCTCAAGTTGGTCACCAAGGTTGACGACAATGGAGTGACGCATTGGTGGGACATCGATCCACTGGTCATCCTTGAGGAGCTGCAGTCCACTGACCTTGTCATCTTGGAACAGTAGGATAATGCCACCGGCATCTGTGTGAGCTCTTAGGCCCTTGATGAGATCAGGGGTTGGACAAGGAGGGTAGTTGCTAACTTTGGTGCCAAAATTTGGGCCCTTGGATCCATAGAACACCTTCTTTAGGTACCCTTTCTCCAGTCCAAGATTCTCACACAGCAAATCAAGAAGATGCTCTGCAAGTTTTTCCAACTCCAGTGCAAACTGCTTCATTATCTTTCTGAAAGAACAAAACATATAGTGAGACACAGCTTTTATAccaaaattaaacttaaatgaACAAGGGTGCATGGATTGAATTGAAGCTTACAAACACAAATTTGAAAATAGATTTCATCTTTTGCTTTCGTATTGTTTTTTTGGTTTCAAATCAAGTATATAAGCTGTGGAAGTacctttataaatatatatgatgAAACTGAGTTTACTGGATAAACCTAAATTGGAGGTCAAGAGAGGGAAAGTGAAATATAACCTTACAGTTTGGAGAGTCACAACATCCTTTCGAAATGTAAAACTAAAAAgataactttaattattttctttttagataaGTCTGATTGTAATGAGGTTTTATCTTACTTTTGTCTTGAAAGTCAGATTGAAATAAAAGAAGGGTGGCCAATTTCGCCAAATGAGTTAGCAAAAAGTTGATTCAAACTAAAGTTGGTAAATTTTGATCCAAATATGCAGTAGATGTAATTCAGTGTGACCTGTAGTCTTCATCAAGATCTGCGTTCTCTGAAACATTGGAGACTGGAAGATGGCGCAGAAAAAAGGTGCTTTCCCAGTCCAAGTCATTGATTTCTGACTCAACAGACTCAAGTCCTTTGTTGGCCACCATTTCTTTGAACCTTTGCTCCATAGTCTTCTTGTAGTGCTCTTTTGTGAACCTCTCCACGGTGTCCATCAACTCAATGGATATACCATGGTTCACCAACttgaaaaacaaacacaaagcaaaaaccgACAAAATTAACTGATTAGGCCTTTTCGGGAAAACTCATGCATGGGAAAATTTTATTGGTAAGTGGTTGTGATTAGTACCTCAAGGAAACCCCAGTTCTCACAAGCATCTTTTATCGTCTCCATGGCAGCTCCTCTCTCTTCTGTGTTAAGTTTCTCCATGTCAACAACTGGAAAGTTTGCCATTTGCTTCTTTCTTTTctatcgctttaaacaactatGTGATTGTGAGTATATGCTGTGAGTAGTGATGCTTTCAGAGGTGCAATCTACTGTATTTATAGGCCTCAAATTCAAGGAGAGAGGCtaagaaaagaagaaattttatttaattgtttaaGAAAAGAGAAAGTGGTGTGCGGACGCATGTTGCCTAATTATCTACAATTCTTTttccaattttcttcatttttattataaggTAAATCAAATTAAAGGAAGTGTACAAGGAATTCTAACTATTTTGCGAAAAGTTTAAGAATTAATAGCTGAACAACAGACAAGTTATATGCACCAAACTCTCTTGAacagtatttttttttgttatcttCGGTTCAAACATCAGCCAACTTCATCCTTTTAAATGGGAAGAATGaaacattaaaaaaactaaaaaaagaatTTACAGAAAAAGTCACTTTCtcttaagaaaaaattaaattgtttactctactataatttgtatttttccaGTCTCTTgcaaaaaattaatagaaagaCACAATGAGTAAATTTGTGTTTATGGAGAAGGGTATAATTGCTGCACAagttaaacataaaaaaatttcaaatagaGAGAATCATGTTTCGATATAGAACCTGGTAAAGTGATTTATATGGTAATATCAAAGAAGGAATCCTCTTACCTAAAAGAATCAATGGATTGacaattttaattacaaaaataagacTTGAACCAAATTCAATAGAGATGTTGATGTCTTCTCTCATCTATTGAGATTTCTTCAGGTCTCTCCATAATGTAGAGTTTCTTATGTtgttagaaaatcattaataGCAAAAACTTTTGTATATTTAGACCAAAAACATTAATGTTTGTCACAAATTGTGTTTTGaccatttcaaaaaattattttacaacatTAGCTGCTTCAAACTTGTTTGTGAGAAAAACTATCCAAGTAAAATGATAGTTTTTAAGACTTAGAAAgacaaaatatttgaaaactcGAAGTAGAAAGATTATGTgtgaaatcaaaacaaatttcATTAACTCCAAAGTCAAAGGATTTTATCAGTCCAAATTTAGAATGTCAAATAAATTCTTACAAAAATGAGTGTTTTAATAAGAAACATCAATATTTGTATTGatatgaaagaaaacaaaattataattattttatgaaaaaaattgaagGAAACAACATGtataatcactacaagaaaattatgaaatagaaatcaattttagagaaaaaaaaattagttgttatagtgactaaattagataccattttagagactaaaaaaaaattgatttctaaattagtttttattattgttaaatagtttctaagttggtatctaattagtaaaCAAAgttttttgctaccaaatttagaatctaaataagtgatagttaattagataccaatttagatatcaatttaaaaactatttaacaataatagaaattatttttttaaaaattattttttctaaaatggtctctaatttagtcaatatagcaactaattatatttaatttttaaaattactttttattttatgattttcttgtagtaaatatttcaataataagATTATTAATGACAAATTTATAAAGTGAAGCATATctagaataaatttttttttagaaaagtgATAGACAAATCACTATGAATCAAGGAACCAGTGACAAACAACACATTAATTGAGGTACATAAAAAAAGTATTCTAATAAAATGATTAGATAATATAATACCAGTCACATATGTAAGATtgaaaaaatgacaaaaaaaaatgagtaaaatGATTCCTTACCCCtgaattaattatttatctaCTCTTAAGTAAAGgagtgataaaaataataataaaaattaaattattaaaaaaataaagtaaacatAATAATACCACTAAAAATTCTCAATTAtgaaatattacaaaaaaaactaataaaattattattgaaataaattaaaaaatgacttttgTTACTAtatgaaaagggaaaaaattacataatttattaaatcaTAATGTATGTTTACATGTaaaagtattatatatatatatatataaatagtgataataaaaattaaaaagatatataatattatataatatctataatacaaattatatttaattttaatattaataaaaatctctttaaattaatatttctcTGTCTCACAAGTTGTAGTTCACGGATATTAGTTCCATACAATGACATTAACTTTTATGTATAATAATTAAGGGACTTTGACACGTTGTGACCCAACTTCTTTTTACATTCACTTGATAACTCagagtattattattttaataatttttttatatagtttaaatacaataaatttattttttattatattatattttttattaaaatcatcACATCAAGAATGACTTTTTTCATAATTAAGTGAACACATTTTTAACAATTCAACACATGGGTATGCCATGTGCCGCCAATATAGAGTTAAAATGAGTTACCTTTGTAGAATGTAACATTTTGGCttccaaataaataaataaattatttttaatgaataaagTATTTATTAAAGGATATGTATAtcctaattaatattaatggtagacttttataattattaattatttatttttataaaaaggaataacttttattttgttttctctattatgattctagtatttatttgattgattatttCTTTCTAGTTAGACCCAGAAAGAATGTAATGTCGATAAGACTATTTGCTTTAatctcaataaaataatataagagatattcattctcatatcatttgttttttttctacttttttgttcgtctttgttctattttatattatggTATAAGAGCAATTTAAAATCTATCCTagtgagtgtttgttgggcctatcgtatCACTCgctatcgggccgttatcggACCGCCTATAATATGTTGTCTCACACACGAGttgtcactctcggcgtgaaaagtgtgtgttggagatctcacatcaactaaagataaaaatatttcattgtatataagtgagtacaAACTTCACTCCATAAACCAgttttatgaaattgaattagatttaaagttcactttgtaatatgttatcagagtcatttaaagcATATCTTATCGACTATTAAGAGTTGAACTAATAATAGGATATGGTCTTCTCATGTTGACCGTCCTTGTAACTTGTCGTGCAAAAAGTTTACATTTCTATCGCTTCATAGATAAGATATTTGCTTACTTAATGTGATAGGTACAAATATTTCATGAGAGTTTTGAAAGAAACCGGTGATGGCTTGAGAAGTAAAGAGagaaaaatgtttaattttgtgtgtGGCACTTGAAGAATagtgaaattattaaatataaaggGAACCAAGTTGGGTGGGAAACATAAAAATggggagaagaaaaaaaaaggtagaAAAATATGATGAAAAGACAGAGCAGAAAGTCGTGGAGAATGTATGTGTGCACATATTGATGGACCCCTACCACCTTTTCTCACTCAGAATTAATGTGACCATGTTCTTCGTTAAGAGTTTGAGTCATTAATGGGACCCTCTTCCTGCGTCTTCACTCTCTCTTCGTTTCTTCATCACAATTTCACCCAACCCCACAACCTCAAGTGGCTACACCAGTTACCACCACGCGCGATTCAAACCTCTTTTTCATTTCGGTTTTTCAATTCTCTTCCTACAAAATATTTGTAAGTAACTCTCTCCttgtctttttttctttcatcaaGCATGGACACGTTAAGGAAACTACGACGAAAAGATCTTGCTATAAAGATTAGACATAGATCTAAGCTTTAGATCGACACCATCATGCCAAAATCAATCATCCTCTCGTCTCGATCCATTCTTCTTTTACTCGACAAAATTATCACCCAGAATCGCCTAATAATCATGCTATTTAAACAAATCTAATCACGCacacatatatattatatagcTACGCTACCCAAATTCATCCATATTGCATATATATACTAATTAAATAACTTAACTTCCCCCTAGTTGGAgtcttttgatattttttttttgccaaCAAGTATAGATTTTACATGCATTGGTGACATTAGTATCTATCAATCTCGATCTACCTTATTAAAATAACACTAGATCTTTGTGTTTAGTAGTTTAAGGGTtaaattctttttatatttcACCAACTTCATCCatcctttatttttatttatttattatttgataataaaaaaaatattagagtaAATATAAAGAACACGatgatt
Proteins encoded in this region:
- the LOC137832185 gene encoding 1-aminocyclopropane-1-carboxylate oxidase-like, with the protein product MANFPVVDMEKLNTEERGAAMETIKDACENWGFLELVNHGISIELMDTVERFTKEHYKKTMEQRFKEMVANKGLESVESEINDLDWESTFFLRHLPVSNVSENADLDEDYRKIMKQFALELEKLAEHLLDLLCENLGLEKGYLKKVFYGSKGPNFGTKVSNYPPCPTPDLIKGLRAHTDAGGIILLFQDDKVSGLQLLKDDQWIDVPPMRHSIVVNLGDQLEVITNGKYKSVMHRVIAQTDGTRMSLASFYNPGDDAVISPAAALVKESDETSQVYPKFVFNEYMKLYAGLKFQAKEPRFEAMKAVSTADVGAIATV